A genomic region of Zalophus californianus isolate mZalCal1 chromosome 1, mZalCal1.pri.v2, whole genome shotgun sequence contains the following coding sequences:
- the ACTL9 gene encoding actin-like protein 9: MDANPSSCTKPQPSPKASRTGVNPKSILVNKTLQQEAPSMVGDRLPPKTGAVVVDMGTGTCKVGFAGQARPTYTVATIVGSQPKKPATSGQPVLETFIGEAARRRPELTLVQPVRNGIVVDWDAAELIWRHLLEHDLRVATRDQPLLFSDPPFSPTTNREKLVEVAFESLCSPAMYVASQSVLSVYAHGRISGLVVDTGHGVTYTVPVFQGYNLPHATERLDLAGTHLTAFLAEMLLGSGLTLGQQDLDTVENIKHHYCYVAPDFLKEQARPEQECRQTLELPDGRTVTLGKELFQCPELLFTPPEMPGLEPVGVPKMAKRSLHKVPLEVRADVAQNVLLCGGSSLFQGFEGRFRAELLHSLPPEAHVVVAAQPTRKFSVWIGGSILASLRAFQSCWVLREQYEEQGPHIVYRKCY; encoded by the coding sequence ATGGATGCAAATCCGTCCAGTTGCACGAAGCCCCAGCCCTCCCCAAAGGCCTCCAGGACTGGCGTGAACCCCAAGTCAATCCTGGTGAACAAGACCCTGCAGCAGGAAGCCCCCAGTATGGTGGGTGACAGGTTGCCACCAAAGACCGGCGCGGTGGTCGTCGACATGGGCACGGGCACCTGTAAGGTGGGCTTCGCGGGGCAGGCCCGGCCCACCTACACCGTGGCCACCATCGTGGGCTCTCAGCCCAAGAAGCCGGCCACCAGTGGGCAGCCGGTGCTGGAGACTTTCATCGGCGAGGCCGCCCGCAGACGCCCAGAGCTAACCCTGGTGCAGCCAGTGCGCAACGGCATCGTGGTGGACTGGGACGCGGCCGAGCTCATCTGGCGCCACCTGCTGGAGCACGACCTCCGCGTGGCCACTCGGGACCAGCCGCTTCTGTTCTCCGACCCGCCCTTCAGCCCCACCACCAACCGCGAGAAGCTGGTGGAGGTGGCCTTCGAGTCGCTGTGCTCTCCTGCCATGTACGTGGCTTCCCAGTCGGTGCTGTCCGTCTACGCGCACGGGAGGATCAGCGGGCTGGTGGTGGACACCGGACACGGGGTCACCTACACGGTGCCGGTCTTTCAGGGCTACAACCTGCCCCACGCCACGGAGCGCCTGGACCTGGCGGGCACGCACCTGACCGCCTTCCTGGCAGAGATGCTGCTGGGCTCGGGCTTGACGCTGGGCCAGCAGGACCTGGACACCGTGGAGAACATCAAGCACCACTACTGCTACGTGGCCCCTGACTTCCTCAAGGAGCAGGCCCGGCCGGAGCAGGAATGCCGGCAGACCCTGGAGCTGCCCGACGGGCGGACGGTCACCTTGGGCAAGGAGCTGTTCCAGTGCCCGGAGCTGCTGTTCACCCCCCCGGAGATGCCGGGGCTGGAGCCCGTGGGCGTCCCCAAGATGGCCAAGCGGAGCCTTCACAAGGTGCCCCTGGAGGTGCGGGCCGACGTGGCCCAGAACGTGCTGCTCTGCGGGGGCTCCTCGCTCTTTCAGGGGTTCGAGGGCCGCTTCCGGGCCGAGCTGCTGCACAGTCTGCCCCCCGAGGCCCACGTGGTGGTGGCGGCGCAGCCCACCAGAAAATTCTCGGTGTGGATTGGGGGCTCCATCCTGGCCTCGTTGCGCGCCTTCCAGTCCTGCTGGGTCCTGCGGGAGCAGTATGAGGAACAGGGGCCCCACATCGTGTACCGCAAATGCTACTGA